From Spirosoma aerolatum, one genomic window encodes:
- a CDS encoding sensor histidine kinase, whose product MNSVLEGVTLVTLFLALQGLIGFTIWWFLRQRQQPPAQTEVLHSIVHEFQTPISAIRMAVDILDSPIARNHPERTEKYVRIIREETERLQHQVETMLTLARADRNTLVLNPEPVHIQHLLQSVAERHGDYLTLQLAPKDTYILADRLHLTNVLYNLLDNAIKYSADDPAITLLTKVDTDGLTITVRDKGVGIPPKLVAQIFQPFFRVHDRNQPSVKGFGLGLSYVQRIVQAHNWSIWVKSAVGQGSEFMIQVPPKSILPTTEQGQIMGSRKAS is encoded by the coding sequence ATGAACTCAGTTTTAGAGGGAGTGACTCTTGTTACCCTGTTTCTGGCATTGCAGGGACTCATTGGCTTTACAATCTGGTGGTTTTTACGACAGCGGCAACAGCCCCCAGCTCAGACCGAGGTTTTACATTCGATTGTCCATGAGTTTCAAACGCCTATTTCGGCGATTCGCATGGCGGTCGATATTCTGGATTCGCCCATTGCCCGAAATCATCCTGAACGGACAGAAAAATACGTACGAATAATACGGGAAGAAACAGAGCGACTGCAACACCAGGTCGAAACCATGCTGACGCTGGCACGGGCAGACCGAAATACATTGGTGCTAAATCCTGAACCCGTTCATATACAGCACCTCCTTCAGTCGGTCGCCGAGCGACATGGCGACTATTTAACACTACAATTGGCCCCTAAAGACACGTACATTTTAGCGGATCGGCTCCATTTGACCAATGTACTTTACAATCTGCTAGATAACGCGATCAAGTACAGTGCTGACGACCCAGCTATTACCTTGCTCACTAAAGTTGATACGGATGGACTCACGATTACAGTCAGAGATAAGGGGGTAGGGATTCCTCCCAAGTTGGTGGCCCAGATCTTCCAGCCTTTTTTTCGGGTTCATGATCGTAATCAACCTAGTGTAAAAGGGTTTGGCCTGGGCTTGAGCTATGTACAGCGAATTGTACAGGCCCACAACTGGAGCATCTGGGTAAAAAGTGCCGTTGGCCAGGGAAGCGAATTTATGATTCAGGTACCCCCAAAATCAATTCTGCCCACGACAGAGCAAGGGCAGATAATGGGTTCCAGAAAGGCAAGTTAA
- a CDS encoding PVC-type heme-binding CxxCH protein, with protein MKKLLIAVGVVVALAQCARQSSSQTSVRQTGGASGNDRPRRTEILFLGDNGHHRPSERVPQLMAALGDKGINITYTDKLEDLNTENLNKYDGLLIFANWDSIPKPQEQALLSYVSSGHGLIPVHCASYCFRNSPEYVDKVVGGQFWRHRMDTIQTRFTQPNNPIVAGLSSFKAYDETYLHSHLQPDNNVLAVRDIKADQAKDKPGQTEEPYTWTRQYGKGRVFYTAYGHDERTWSQPGFQQLLERGILWAVGDKVKKLHDDLKPQPFAYHEANLPNYEKRPGTQLEQEPLSPEESMKHIQVPVDFTLELFAHEPNVMHPIAMSWDERGRLFVLITKDYPNERKPEGGSDYIVICEDTDKDGKADKFTNFAEGLSIPTGMVFANGGLYVSQAPHMLFLQDTNGDDKADVKKILFTGFGTFDTHAGPSNLHYGFDNWIWGSVGYSGFKGKFGADSVKFSQGFFRFKPDGSKLEYVTATSNNTWGLGFTETGDIFGSTANNSHGWYMAIPNQYFHGAPHLRENGSRSTDTHKDMKPITPKVRQVDVFGGFTAAAGHNFYTARAFPQQYWNKVAFVSEPTGHILHQNVMKKSGTDYEDVDGFNLMAGADEWFAPVFAEVGPDGAVWVVDWYSFIIQHNPTPKGAANGSGNAYETPLRDFTHGRIYRVAYKNAPAYIPMALSKDRPDELMAALKNTNMFWRMTAQRLLIERANKDVVPKLIALVNDQSLDEIGNNPAAIHALWTLQGLGAATQPDVMQAITGALKHPASAVRKAAIQVMPASEAAQAILRNNLLQDKEPLVVLNSLLALSKAPSSSEVDNAILTRLAKATETNDRWLPDAFACALTANDGRLLKTYLAQLATSEAGHSQQAHDMSQHDHTAATAPKQSVPITASASDKPDLVVKAIRTTPESPSVRERALVFVDVMNAGGVAVPEGTPIPLSVRIEGPKGALDGPKIDFVSVTHNTGIKPGETVTISKSNNGPWVGDMGVQFERAGQYAITAMLDRENVIPESNEQNNNATVTLTYRAPQSLSAYALERAIRSYASVAPIDEVVALLKQTQKLDVTQKEAIVKGVAEGWNPRQKATVQEADKSFLASLNNSVSADNSSRLNRLYELWGITKAEPVDPNIEIVRLKTVREEMRYDKKEFTVTAGKQVEIVLENPDAMQHNLVIGRPKSMEVIGAAADKLITAKDGAEKNYVPSIPQVIVATPLVNPDQTYRLKFTAPAVPGDYPFVCTFPGHWRIMNGVMKVTKAAQAVNAK; from the coding sequence ATGAAAAAACTACTCATCGCTGTTGGGGTCGTAGTCGCACTTGCCCAGTGTGCTCGCCAATCGTCCTCACAAACTTCTGTTCGACAGACCGGCGGAGCATCGGGTAACGACCGTCCGCGTCGGACCGAAATTCTATTTCTGGGTGATAATGGCCACCACCGACCGAGCGAGCGCGTGCCGCAACTGATGGCGGCTCTCGGCGACAAGGGTATCAACATTACCTATACCGATAAACTCGAAGACCTCAATACCGAGAATCTGAACAAGTACGACGGCCTGTTGATTTTTGCCAATTGGGATAGTATTCCCAAACCCCAGGAGCAGGCATTATTATCGTATGTATCGTCGGGGCACGGACTGATTCCGGTGCACTGTGCATCCTATTGTTTTCGAAATTCGCCCGAGTACGTCGATAAGGTAGTCGGAGGTCAGTTCTGGCGGCATCGGATGGATACTATTCAGACGCGTTTTACGCAGCCAAACAATCCGATTGTAGCGGGCCTATCGTCGTTCAAAGCCTATGACGAAACTTATCTGCATAGTCATTTGCAGCCCGATAATAATGTGCTGGCCGTACGGGATATTAAAGCCGATCAGGCTAAGGATAAGCCAGGCCAAACCGAAGAGCCCTACACATGGACGCGGCAGTACGGTAAGGGCCGGGTATTTTACACCGCCTATGGACATGACGAACGTACCTGGAGCCAACCCGGTTTTCAGCAGTTATTGGAACGGGGGATTCTCTGGGCTGTAGGCGATAAGGTAAAGAAACTGCACGATGACCTGAAACCGCAGCCGTTTGCCTATCACGAAGCGAACCTGCCGAACTACGAAAAACGGCCAGGTACCCAGTTGGAACAGGAACCCCTCTCGCCCGAAGAGTCGATGAAGCATATTCAGGTGCCGGTCGACTTTACGCTCGAACTGTTTGCCCATGAGCCTAACGTAATGCATCCGATTGCCATGAGTTGGGACGAACGCGGTCGATTGTTCGTACTGATTACCAAAGATTATCCGAACGAGCGCAAGCCCGAAGGCGGTTCGGATTATATCGTCATCTGCGAGGATACCGATAAAGATGGTAAGGCCGATAAGTTCACCAATTTTGCTGAAGGACTCAGTATCCCGACCGGAATGGTATTTGCCAACGGTGGTCTGTACGTGTCGCAGGCGCCACACATGCTGTTTTTGCAGGATACCAACGGCGACGATAAAGCCGATGTGAAGAAAATTCTTTTTACGGGCTTCGGTACGTTCGATACACACGCTGGTCCTAGCAACCTGCATTATGGTTTTGATAACTGGATTTGGGGAAGTGTTGGGTATTCGGGCTTTAAAGGCAAGTTCGGGGCCGACAGTGTCAAGTTTAGCCAAGGTTTCTTCCGGTTTAAACCCGATGGATCGAAACTCGAATATGTGACGGCTACCTCCAACAATACCTGGGGATTAGGCTTTACCGAAACCGGCGATATTTTCGGATCGACAGCCAATAACTCGCACGGTTGGTATATGGCCATTCCGAATCAGTATTTTCATGGAGCACCGCATCTGCGCGAAAATGGAAGCCGCAGTACCGATACCCATAAAGACATGAAACCCATTACCCCAAAGGTAAGACAGGTGGACGTATTCGGTGGGTTTACGGCGGCTGCGGGTCATAATTTCTATACGGCCCGTGCGTTCCCACAGCAGTATTGGAATAAGGTTGCATTTGTATCGGAGCCAACGGGGCATATTCTGCACCAGAATGTGATGAAAAAGTCGGGCACCGACTACGAAGATGTTGACGGATTTAACCTCATGGCAGGTGCCGATGAGTGGTTTGCACCGGTTTTTGCCGAAGTAGGGCCTGATGGAGCCGTTTGGGTAGTTGATTGGTATAGCTTCATTATTCAGCATAACCCGACGCCTAAAGGAGCTGCCAACGGTTCTGGCAATGCCTACGAAACGCCACTACGTGATTTTACGCATGGTCGGATTTACCGGGTTGCCTACAAAAATGCACCCGCCTATATACCAATGGCGTTGAGCAAAGATCGGCCCGACGAGCTGATGGCTGCGCTGAAAAACACCAATATGTTCTGGCGGATGACGGCTCAGCGGTTGCTGATTGAGCGGGCAAACAAAGATGTTGTCCCGAAGCTCATTGCGTTGGTAAACGATCAGTCGCTGGACGAAATTGGCAATAATCCCGCAGCGATTCATGCCCTGTGGACATTGCAGGGGCTTGGTGCGGCCACTCAACCCGATGTGATGCAGGCCATAACCGGAGCCCTGAAGCATCCTGCTTCGGCTGTGCGTAAAGCCGCCATTCAGGTGATGCCTGCTTCTGAGGCAGCTCAGGCCATTTTGCGAAATAACCTTCTGCAGGATAAAGAGCCACTGGTAGTACTAAATTCCTTGTTAGCGTTGTCGAAGGCACCGTCTTCCTCCGAAGTAGATAATGCTATTCTGACCCGTCTAGCGAAAGCTACCGAAACGAATGATCGCTGGTTACCCGATGCGTTTGCCTGTGCGTTGACAGCGAATGATGGCCGATTGCTGAAAACATACCTGGCTCAATTAGCCACTTCTGAGGCCGGACATAGCCAGCAGGCACATGATATGAGCCAGCATGACCACACAGCGGCAACCGCTCCGAAGCAATCGGTTCCGATTACAGCCTCGGCCAGTGATAAACCCGATCTGGTGGTTAAGGCCATTCGTACCACGCCCGAATCGCCTTCGGTTCGGGAACGGGCCTTAGTGTTTGTCGATGTGATGAATGCGGGAGGAGTAGCCGTTCCAGAGGGAACCCCAATTCCTTTGTCGGTTCGGATTGAAGGACCCAAAGGGGCGTTGGATGGACCAAAAATTGATTTTGTCAGCGTGACGCACAACACGGGTATCAAGCCCGGTGAAACTGTCACCATCAGCAAATCGAACAATGGACCCTGGGTGGGCGACATGGGCGTTCAATTCGAGCGGGCGGGGCAGTATGCGATCACCGCCATGCTTGATCGGGAGAATGTTATTCCTGAAAGCAATGAGCAGAACAATAATGCTACGGTTACCCTGACCTATCGTGCTCCCCAGAGTCTGAGTGCCTATGCGCTTGAACGGGCCATCCGTAGCTATGCATCCGTTGCGCCTATCGACGAAGTAGTTGCTTTGCTGAAGCAGACGCAAAAGCTGGATGTTACCCAAAAAGAGGCCATTGTGAAAGGCGTTGCCGAAGGCTGGAATCCCCGCCAGAAAGCCACAGTTCAGGAAGCCGATAAGTCGTTCCTGGCCAGTCTAAACAATTCGGTATCTGCCGATAATAGCAGTCGCTTGAATCGCCTGTACGAATTGTGGGGAATTACCAAAGCTGAACCTGTTGATCCGAATATAGAGATCGTACGACTCAAAACGGTGCGCGAGGAGATGCGGTATGATAAGAAGGAGTTTACGGTTACGGCGGGTAAACAGGTCGAAATCGTTCTGGAAAATCCCGATGCCATGCAGCATAACCTGGTGATTGGTAGGCCTAAAAGTATGGAGGTTATTGGGGCTGCTGCCGACAAGCTTATTACGGCAAAAGATGGGGCTGAAAAGAATTACGTGCCCTCAATTCCGCAGGTCATTGTGGCTACCCCGCTGGTGAATCCAGACCAAACATACCGTCTGAAATTCACCGCTCCGGCTGTTCCCGGCGATTATCCGTTTGTGTGCACATTCCCCGGACATTGGCGTATTATGAACGGTGTAATGAAAGTAACGAAGGCTGCCCAGGCTGTAAACGCCAAATAG
- a CDS encoding Gfo/Idh/MocA family protein has translation MINIAIVGLGFGAEFIPIYQRHPNANMYAICQRNVDNLNKIGDAYGIEKRYSSYDELLADPTVDAVHINSPIPNHAEQSLKALRAGKHVACTVPMATSVEDCMEIVKATKESGKKYMMMETVVYSREFLFVRELYEKGELGKVQFLKASHQQDMDGWPDYWPGLPPMHYATHCVGPVAGLLKLEAEYVSCFGSGTIREELAKIHNSPFAVESAHIKFKDSDLSAYVYRSLFDVARQYRESFEVYGDKKSFEWQLIEEELPVIHTAKKPEPEIPEKVTVPDYAHYLPEPIQRFTTKGVYDADEQQHLSFTQGGGHGGSHPHMVHEFISAIIEDRDPFPNAAQSANWTSVGILAHESALQGGKLIQLPDFN, from the coding sequence ATGATTAATATCGCCATTGTAGGCCTTGGATTTGGGGCCGAGTTTATTCCAATCTATCAGCGGCATCCGAACGCCAACATGTACGCTATCTGCCAACGTAACGTCGACAACCTGAACAAGATTGGCGACGCGTATGGCATCGAGAAACGTTATAGCAGTTACGATGAGCTACTGGCCGATCCGACTGTCGATGCTGTACACATCAACTCACCCATTCCAAATCATGCCGAACAAAGTCTGAAAGCCTTACGCGCGGGTAAGCACGTTGCCTGTACCGTGCCAATGGCGACGAGCGTAGAGGACTGTATGGAGATCGTGAAGGCTACCAAAGAGTCGGGCAAGAAATACATGATGATGGAGACCGTTGTGTATAGTCGCGAGTTTCTGTTTGTCAGGGAGTTGTATGAAAAAGGCGAGCTGGGTAAAGTGCAGTTTTTGAAAGCTAGTCACCAGCAGGACATGGACGGTTGGCCGGATTACTGGCCTGGTTTGCCGCCGATGCACTATGCTACGCACTGTGTAGGGCCTGTGGCTGGTTTGCTTAAGCTGGAGGCTGAATATGTTTCCTGTTTTGGATCGGGCACGATTCGGGAAGAGCTGGCCAAAATTCATAACTCGCCCTTTGCGGTTGAATCGGCACATATTAAGTTTAAAGACAGCGACTTATCAGCTTATGTCTATCGATCGTTATTTGATGTAGCACGGCAATACCGGGAGAGCTTTGAAGTGTACGGGGATAAAAAGTCGTTTGAATGGCAGTTGATCGAGGAAGAGCTTCCCGTAATTCATACCGCTAAAAAACCGGAGCCGGAGATTCCCGAGAAAGTAACGGTGCCCGATTATGCACATTATTTGCCCGAACCCATCCAGCGATTTACGACCAAAGGCGTTTATGATGCCGATGAGCAGCAACACCTGTCGTTTACGCAGGGGGGCGGTCATGGCGGGTCGCACCCGCATATGGTGCATGAGTTTATATCGGCCATTATTGAAGACCGCGATCCATTCCCCAACGCGGCTCAGTCGGCTAACTGGACCAGCGTGGGAATTTTGGCGCATGAGTCGGCGCTACAGGGTGGTAAGCTCATTCAATTGCCTGATTTCAACTAA
- a CDS encoding sugar phosphate isomerase/epimerase family protein, whose product MNKLGMNLFVWTMTMDEDLSDTLSFLKTSGFDFVEIPINDVNLEKWQRLGKQLTELGLGVQACTLCSSEFSLISPNDAVRQAGVAYLKQIVDCAAAAGATILMGPFYAGFKTFTGKPATQQEWNWSVEGMREVAKYAQTKRVMLAMEYLNRFETYLLTCADELVRYVEDVNHPNCKAAFDTFHANMEEKNIADALRKCAPYLVHIQISENDRSTPGRGHINFADVFNVLDEVGYEGPIAIEAFGPNPPELAAATHIFRPMFDSPEQLAVDGLKFLKSERMKEQKSVPV is encoded by the coding sequence ATGAATAAGCTAGGAATGAACTTGTTTGTCTGGACAATGACCATGGACGAAGATTTGTCCGATACGCTGTCATTCCTGAAAACGAGTGGGTTTGATTTTGTCGAGATTCCGATCAATGATGTCAACCTGGAAAAGTGGCAGCGTTTAGGGAAGCAACTAACCGAGTTGGGCCTAGGGGTGCAGGCTTGCACACTTTGTAGTTCAGAATTTAGCCTCATCAGCCCTAATGATGCTGTACGGCAGGCTGGGGTTGCATACTTAAAGCAAATTGTTGATTGTGCAGCCGCTGCAGGAGCTACCATTTTGATGGGGCCATTTTATGCTGGCTTTAAAACATTTACGGGTAAGCCCGCGACCCAGCAAGAATGGAACTGGTCGGTAGAAGGTATGCGTGAGGTGGCCAAGTATGCGCAAACCAAAAGGGTAATGCTGGCAATGGAATACCTCAATCGCTTTGAAACCTACCTACTTACCTGTGCCGACGAACTTGTTCGTTACGTTGAAGATGTCAATCATCCGAATTGTAAGGCGGCTTTCGATACATTCCATGCCAACATGGAGGAGAAAAACATTGCCGATGCCTTACGTAAATGCGCTCCTTATCTGGTGCATATCCAGATTTCGGAAAACGACCGCTCTACACCGGGGCGGGGCCATATTAATTTCGCTGACGTATTTAATGTGCTTGACGAAGTGGGGTACGAAGGGCCAATTGCCATCGAAGCCTTCGGTCCGAACCCGCCCGAACTCGCAGCCGCCACGCATATTTTCCGGCCCATGTTCGATTCACCTGAGCAATTGGCCGTTGATGGACTAAAATTTTTAAAGAGCGAAAGAATGAAAGAGCAAAAGAGCGTTCCTGTCTGA
- a CDS encoding AraC family transcriptional regulator produces the protein MKQPLRKDLEPVAASFIVKELVEAHFDPNWHFHPHYQLFLVEEGTGTRFIGDSIKPFGPGDLVFLGPNLPHLWRSDQVYFSKQSDLITKGIVVYFADDFLGSDFLKKQEMNLLRQLLNNARQGLEWTGPTRSYAEKALRNLATQAVGFERILSLLTLLNRLSQATDHRFLTSSGYTNTVKPSETDRMQLVHDYVLDHFPDEISLDTVSDLAGMTPPAFCRYFKARANKTFSEFVSEVRIGHACKLLMAGKLNITQISFESGFRTLSNFNRQFKFITGQTPSSYVKTYRDL, from the coding sequence ATGAAACAGCCCCTACGCAAAGACCTGGAACCCGTTGCGGCTTCATTCATCGTCAAAGAACTGGTCGAAGCTCATTTCGACCCGAACTGGCATTTTCATCCACATTATCAGTTATTTCTGGTCGAGGAGGGCACAGGCACCCGATTTATAGGCGATTCGATTAAACCATTTGGCCCTGGCGATCTGGTTTTCCTGGGGCCTAATTTACCGCACCTCTGGCGCAGCGATCAGGTTTATTTCAGCAAACAATCGGACCTGATCACAAAAGGAATTGTTGTCTATTTTGCCGATGATTTCCTCGGAAGTGATTTTTTAAAAAAGCAGGAGATGAATCTGCTTCGTCAGTTACTCAACAATGCCCGGCAGGGTCTTGAGTGGACAGGCCCAACCCGCTCATATGCCGAAAAGGCACTTCGTAATCTGGCAACACAGGCTGTAGGCTTTGAGCGTATATTAAGTCTGTTGACGTTGCTCAATCGATTGTCGCAGGCTACTGACCACCGATTTCTGACAAGCTCAGGCTATACCAATACCGTAAAGCCATCCGAAACCGACCGAATGCAGCTAGTACACGACTATGTTCTGGACCATTTCCCCGACGAAATCAGTCTGGATACCGTATCCGATCTGGCTGGTATGACCCCTCCAGCGTTCTGTCGTTATTTTAAAGCCCGTGCCAACAAAACCTTTTCAGAATTCGTCTCCGAGGTTCGGATTGGTCATGCCTGTAAATTGCTTATGGCAGGGAAGCTAAATATTACGCAAATAAGCTTCGAGAGTGGATTTAGAACCCTCTCTAATTTCAACCGACAATTCAAATTTATTACTGGTCAAACCCCTTCGTCGTATGTGAAGACATACCGGGATCTATAA
- a CDS encoding RpnC/YadD family protein — MKSRYKSPSISQYDKIVKENLEAAIPALIERLLDIHPIESVELPDDLQHTKERKPDALKRIRDHTGNTFVLHLEFQVADDPDMIYRMGDYCVMLARAYRLPIRQYVLYMGNKLPKMASELNTGDSVFRYHLLSFQQYSYKLFLNSDKPEEILFALLADFDAQSPQVILEQMVNRIYETTTGSLAFERYISQLRVLVQLRKLQPNLELVMEKLTQYFKEQEDPFFQKGQRLGFTLGLESGKKAGLEEGKKAGLEEGKKAGLEEGKKQGKRLIILNLLAQTQFSVAEIAQLTDTSSSFVEKIKKEMGA; from the coding sequence ATGAAGTCTCGCTACAAATCGCCTTCCATCAGTCAATACGACAAAATTGTGAAGGAAAATTTAGAAGCAGCGATCCCAGCGCTGATTGAAAGGCTATTAGATATTCACCCCATTGAATCCGTCGAATTACCTGACGATCTACAACATACCAAAGAACGTAAGCCTGATGCGCTCAAGCGCATTCGCGACCATACTGGAAACACATTCGTACTTCACCTGGAGTTTCAGGTAGCGGATGACCCGGATATGATCTACCGCATGGGCGACTATTGTGTTATGCTGGCGCGTGCTTATCGGCTTCCCATTCGACAGTATGTACTATATATGGGCAATAAGCTACCTAAAATGGCCTCAGAACTAAACACCGGAGACTCAGTTTTTCGGTATCATTTACTCTCGTTCCAGCAGTATTCGTATAAACTGTTTCTGAATTCTGATAAACCAGAAGAGATTCTATTTGCATTATTAGCCGATTTCGATGCGCAATCACCTCAGGTTATTCTGGAACAGATGGTCAATCGAATTTACGAAACGACAACTGGATCGCTTGCATTTGAGCGATACATAAGTCAATTGCGGGTTTTAGTGCAACTTCGTAAATTACAACCCAATTTAGAGCTAGTCATGGAAAAGTTAACACAGTATTTTAAAGAACAAGAGGATCCATTTTTCCAGAAAGGCCAGCGACTGGGCTTTACACTCGGTCTTGAAAGTGGCAAAAAGGCAGGGTTGGAGGAAGGTAAAAAAGCAGGGCTGGAAGAAGGTAAAAAAGCAGGGTTAGAAGAAGGTAAAAAGCAGGGAAAGCGGCTAATTATTTTAAATCTGCTCGCTCAAACCCAATTCTCGGTAGCTGAAATCGCCCAGTTGACCGATACTTCCAGCTCCTTCGTAGAAAAGATAAAAAAAGAAATGGGTGCATAA
- a CDS encoding alpha/beta fold hydrolase, whose amino-acid sequence MSYIKAGTDSSGNDVKLFYQDLGAGTPVVLIHGWPLGHEMWDYQLAELPAHGIRVVTYDRRGFGKSSQPWDGYDYDTMADDLKAVLDELDLKNVTLVGFSMGGGEVARYMSRHGGARVAKVAFVSAVTPYLLKTDDNPDGVDQSVFDEILDGLQKDRADFLQTFGKQFYGVNLISKPVSQAHLDGDFARAYVASHRATVECAKAFAMTDFRDDLAQIQVPALVIHGDSDKTVPIEASGERTANALPTAQYIVYDGAPHGLFMTEKDRLNEDLISFILEGVNVRQSVGASTAY is encoded by the coding sequence ATGAGCTACATCAAAGCAGGTACGGATTCATCCGGCAATGACGTAAAACTTTTCTATCAGGATTTAGGGGCTGGAACTCCAGTTGTCTTGATCCACGGCTGGCCATTAGGCCACGAAATGTGGGATTATCAGTTGGCCGAGCTGCCTGCTCATGGCATACGGGTGGTAACTTACGACCGTCGTGGCTTTGGTAAATCGTCGCAACCCTGGGATGGCTATGATTATGATACGATGGCCGACGATCTGAAGGCGGTTCTCGATGAATTAGATCTGAAAAATGTGACCCTCGTCGGCTTTTCGATGGGTGGGGGAGAAGTGGCTCGCTATATGAGTCGGCATGGTGGAGCACGCGTGGCAAAAGTTGCTTTTGTAAGTGCCGTAACACCTTATCTGCTGAAAACAGATGACAATCCGGATGGAGTAGATCAGAGTGTATTTGACGAAATTCTGGATGGCCTTCAGAAAGACCGGGCCGATTTCCTGCAAACCTTTGGCAAACAGTTTTACGGGGTCAACCTGATCAGTAAACCCGTTAGTCAGGCTCATCTGGATGGCGATTTTGCCAGAGCCTATGTTGCCTCACATCGGGCTACGGTCGAATGCGCAAAGGCGTTTGCCATGACTGATTTCCGGGATGATCTGGCTCAGATTCAAGTACCGGCTCTGGTTATTCATGGCGATTCGGATAAGACGGTGCCCATTGAAGCCTCGGGCGAGCGAACAGCGAATGCACTGCCTACGGCTCAGTATATTGTCTATGACGGCGCCCCACACGGCTTATTCATGACGGAAAAAGATCGGTTGAATGAAGATTTGATTTCCTTTATTCTGGAAGGCGTCAATGTAAGGCAATCAGTTGGTGCTTCGACTGCCTATTAA
- the radA gene encoding DNA repair protein RadA, giving the protein MAKLKTTYFCQSCGLQSAKWLGRCPSCGEWNTFVEELVQKDEPEKGNWRSPSSGPGNIKVAAKPKAIHAINYEEQPRVRTTDDELNRVLGGGIVPGSLVLIGGEPGIGKSTLLLQIALSLTGMRVLYVSGEESEQQIKMRAERLDAPTSDCHVMSETSTQNIFRVVEHFEPDVLIIDSIQTMQSSLVESGAGSVSQVRECTAELMKYAKESAVPVFMIGHITKEGSLAGPKVLEHMVDTVLTFEGDRHTTYRILRTTKNRFGSTDELGIYEMLGTGLRQVTNPSEILISQRDEALSGVTIGSMLEGNRPLMIETQALVSVATYGTPQRSSTGFDAKRLNMLLAVLEKRGGFRLGQQDVFLNIAGGLRVEDPAIDLAVCAAVVSSYEDIAISPSIAFAAEVGLGGEVRAVSRIESRIAEAEKLGFKKIFISKYNMKGLDTKDYKINVKSVSRLDEVFQSVLL; this is encoded by the coding sequence ATGGCCAAGTTAAAAACTACCTATTTCTGTCAGAGTTGTGGCCTTCAGTCAGCCAAGTGGCTTGGACGCTGCCCGTCCTGTGGCGAATGGAATACCTTTGTTGAAGAACTCGTACAGAAAGACGAACCTGAGAAAGGCAATTGGCGGAGCCCATCATCGGGGCCGGGCAATATAAAAGTGGCTGCTAAGCCCAAAGCGATTCACGCCATTAACTACGAAGAGCAACCGCGTGTTCGTACAACCGATGACGAACTAAATCGGGTATTGGGCGGTGGCATCGTACCGGGTTCGCTGGTACTGATCGGCGGTGAGCCAGGTATTGGCAAATCGACACTCCTATTGCAAATCGCCCTGAGTCTGACGGGAATGCGCGTGTTGTATGTATCCGGCGAAGAAAGTGAACAGCAGATAAAAATGCGGGCAGAGCGCCTGGACGCTCCCACCAGCGACTGCCATGTCATGTCGGAAACGTCTACTCAGAACATCTTTCGGGTGGTGGAACATTTTGAGCCGGATGTCCTGATTATCGATTCCATTCAGACGATGCAGTCGTCGTTGGTTGAGTCGGGGGCAGGTAGTGTTTCGCAGGTGCGCGAATGCACGGCCGAATTAATGAAGTACGCCAAAGAAAGTGCTGTGCCGGTGTTTATGATTGGCCACATTACTAAGGAAGGTTCGCTGGCTGGACCAAAAGTACTGGAGCACATGGTCGATACAGTACTGACGTTTGAAGGGGACCGCCATACAACGTATCGAATTTTGCGAACTACTAAAAACCGATTTGGCAGCACCGATGAACTGGGTATTTACGAAATGCTCGGTACGGGACTTCGGCAGGTAACTAACCCCTCCGAAATTCTGATTTCACAACGTGATGAAGCCCTGAGTGGTGTGACCATCGGCTCCATGCTGGAGGGAAACCGGCCACTAATGATTGAAACCCAGGCATTGGTGAGTGTAGCAACCTATGGTACTCCGCAACGGAGTAGTACAGGCTTCGATGCCAAACGACTGAATATGCTCCTGGCCGTTCTGGAAAAGCGCGGAGGTTTCCGGCTGGGCCAGCAGGATGTATTTTTGAATATTGCGGGTGGATTGCGCGTCGAAGATCCAGCCATTGATTTAGCAGTTTGCGCAGCGGTTGTGTCAAGCTACGAAGATATTGCTATCTCCCCATCGATTGCGTTTGCGGCTGAAGTCGGCCTGGGTGGCGAAGTCCGGGCGGTCAGCCGGATTGAATCGCGCATTGCCGAAGCCGAGAAGCTGGGTTTCAAGAAAATATTCATTTCCAAATACAACATGAAAGGGCTCGATACAAAAGACTATAAAATCAACGTGAAGTCTGTTTCACGGCTCGATGAGGTTTTTCAGAGCGTACTGTTGTAA